A region of Peromyscus maniculatus bairdii isolate BWxNUB_F1_BW_parent chromosome 7, HU_Pman_BW_mat_3.1, whole genome shotgun sequence DNA encodes the following proteins:
- the Tusc2 gene encoding tumor suppressor candidate 2 codes for MGASGSKARGLWPFASTPGGGGPEAAGAEQSLVRSRTRAVPPFVFTRRGSMFYDEDGDLAHEFYEETIVTKNGQKRAKLRRVHKNLIPQGIVKLDPPRIHVDFPVILYEM; via the exons ATGGGCGCCAGCGGCTCCAAAGCTCGGGGCCTCTGGCCCTTTGCCTCCACCCCGGGGGGCGGCGGCCCCGAAGCGGCAGGCGCCGAGCAGTCTTTGGTGCGGTCTCGAACCCGAGCGGTGCCCCCCTTCGTATTCACGCGCCGCGG CTCCATGTTCTATGATGAAGACGGGGATCTGGCTCACGAGTTCTATGAGGAGACAATCGTCACCAAGAATGGGCAGAAGCGAGCCAAGCTGAGGCGGGTCCATAAGAATCTGATTCCTCAG GGCATCGTGAAGCTGGATCCCCCCCGAATCCACGTGGATTTCCCTGTGATCCTCTATGAAATGTGA
- the Hyal2 gene encoding hyaluronidase-2, with amino-acid sequence MRAGLGPIITLALALEVTWAVDLKPTVPPIFTGRPFVVAWNVPTQECAPRHKVPLDLRAFDVEASPNEGFVNQNITTFYYDRLGLYPRFDAAGMSVHGGVPQNGSLCAHLPMLKESVERYIHTQEPGGLAVIDWEEWRPVWVRNWQEKDVYRQSSRQLVASRHPDWPTDRIVKQAQYEFEFAARQFMLNTLRYVKAVRPQHLWGFYLFPDCYNHDYVQNRESYTGRCPDVEVARNDQLAWLWAESTALFPSVYLDESLASSVHSRNFVSFRVQEALRVAHTHHAHHALPVYVFTRPTYTRGLKGLSQMDLISTIGESAALGSAGVIFWGDSVYASSMETCQYLKNYLTQLLVPYVVNVSWATQYCSWTQCHGHGRCVRRNPSANTFLHLSASSFRLVPGRTPDEPQLRPEGELSDTDLSYLKTHFRCQCYLGWGGEQCQWDHKQATRSDSRAWAGSHVTSLLALVAVAFTWTS; translated from the exons ATGCGGGCAGGACTGGGTCCCATCATCACACTGGCCCTAGCGCTGGAGGTAACATGGGCCGTGGATCTTAAGCCCACAGTGCCGCCCATCTTCACTGGCCGACCCTTTGTGGTCGCGTGGAATGTGCCCACACAAGAATGTGCCCCACGCCACAAAGTGCCCCTGGACCTTAGGGCCTTCGATGTGGAGGCCTCACCTAATGAGGGCTTTGTCAACCAGAATATCACCACCTTCTACTACGACCGTCTAGGCCTGTATCCACGTTTTGATGCGGCTGGGATGTCCGTGCATGGTGGTGTGCCTCAGAACGGCAGCCTCTGTGCACACCTGCCCATGCTGAAGGAATCTGTGGAGCGCTACATTCACACCCAGGAACCTGGGGGGCTGGCGGTCATtgactgggaggaatggaggccTGTATGGGTGCGAAACTGGCAGGAAAAGGATGTGTACCGACAGTCTTCGCGCCAGCTGGTGGCCAGTCGACACCCTGACTGGCCAACAGACCGAATAGTGAAACAGGCACAGTATGAGTTTGAGTTCGCTGCTCGGCAGTTCATGTTGAATACACTACGTTACGTCAAGGCGGTCCGACCTCAGCACCTCTGGGGCTTCTACCTCTTCCCCGACTGCTACAATCATGATTATGTACAGAACCGGGAGAGCTACACAGGCCGCTGTCCTGACGTGGAAGTGGCGCGCAATGACCAGCTGGCCTGGCTCTGGGCCGAGAGCacggctctctttccctctgtgtACCTGGATGAGTCGCTGGCTTCCTCCGTACACAGCCGCAACTTTGTCAGTTTCCGTGTGCAGGAGGCCCTGCGTGTGGCGCACACCCACCATGCACACCACGCTCTCCCGGTGTACGTCTTCACCCGCCCCACGTACACCCGAGGACTCAAAGGACTTAGTCAG ATGGACCTCATCTCTACCATCGGCGAGAGTGCAGCCCTGGGCTCAGCTGGTGTCATTTTCTGGGGCGACTCAGTGTATGCTTCAAGTATG GAGACCTGCCAGTACCTCAAGAATTACCTAACACAGCTGCTGGTCCCCTACGTGGTCAATGTGTCCTGGGCCACCCAGTACTGCAGTTGGACCCAGTGCCACGGCCATGGGCGCTGTGTGCGCCGCAACCCCAGCGCCAACACCTTCCTGCACCTCAGTGCCAGCAGCTTCCGCCTAGTACCTGGCCGGACCCCTGATGAACCCCAGCTTCGACCTGAGGGGGAGCTCAGCGACACCGACCTCAGCTACCTGAAGACACACTTTCGCTGCCAGTGCTATTTAGGCTGGGGTGGCGAGCAGTGCCAATGGGACCATAAGCAGGCGACTAGAAGTGACAGTAGAGCCTGGGCTGGGTCCCACGTCACCAGTCTGCTGGCTTTGGTAGCCGTGGCCTTTACCTGGACCTCATAA
- the Hyal1 gene encoding hyaluronidase-1 isoform X1 yields the protein MLALTQHGQEVWRMKPFSPEASSGPPHATAAHLLYVYTLFLTLLNVVQGSRGSMVPNKPFITIWNGDTSDCLKTYGVDVDVSVFDVIANKEQIFQGPNMTIFYSWQLGTYPYYTSTGEPVFGGLPQNASLVTHLTHAFQDFKAAIPEPDFSGLAVIDWEAWRPRWAFNWDSKDIYRQRSMALVQAEHPDWPETSVETVAQDQFQEAAEAWMAGTLQLGQVLRPHGLWGYYGFPDCYNHDFLSPNYTGQCSIEIRNQNDKLGWLWNQSSALYPSVYLPAALMGTGKSQLYVRHRVQEAFRVATASRDPHVPILPYVQIFYEMTDHLVPLARQRTGSALANNTRAASGEGYRLSVPSSDVTAVPTGRKDSRSCRTKQSASQEELEHSLGESAAQGAAGVVVWVSSEETKTKESCQVVKEYVDSTLGPFIVNVTGAALLCSEALCSSHGRCARRPSHPETLLTLNPASFSIQLSHDGRPPSLKGTLSLKDRAQMAMKFKCRCYRGWHGKWCEKQGGGVPGTEDLEGGASSPAKPAVCPPYCWDQRRQTEESEPETARYRNVRRLDADHPGTRL from the exons ATGCTTGCGCTTACACAGCATGGTCAGGAAGTTTGGAGAATGAAGCCCTTCAGTCCTGAG GCTTCCTCAGGCCCACCCCATGCCACTGCAGCCCACCTGCTTTATGTCTACACTCTCTTCCTGACCTTGCTCAACGTGGTCCAAGGCTCCAGAGGTTCCATGGTACCCAACAAGCCGTTCATCACTATTTGGAATGGGGACACCTCCGACTGCCTGAAGACTTATGGAGTGGATGTGGATGTCAGTGTGTTTGATGTGATTGCCAACAAGGAGCAGATATTCCAAGGCCCTAACATGACTATTTTCTACAGTTGGCAGTTGGGCACCTACCCCTACTATACGTCCACCGGGGAACCCGTATTTGGTGGCCTGCCCCAGAATGCCAGCCTGGTTACCCACCTCACTCATGCATTCCAGGACTTCAAGGCTGCCATACCTGAACCTGACTTCTCAGGACTGGCAGTCATTGACTGGGAGGCATGGCGCCCACGATGGGCCTTTAACTGGGACAGCAAGGACATTTATCGGCAGCGCTCAATGGCACTGGTCCAGGCAGAGCACCCTGACTGGCCCGAAACTTCAGTGGAGACTGTAGCCCAGGACCAGTTCCAGGAAGCTGCAGAGGCCTGGATGGCAGGTACCCTCCAGCTGGGGCAGGTACTGCGTCCGCATGGCCTCTGGGGTTACTATGGCTTCCCCGACTGCTACAACCATGACTTTCTAAGTCCCAATTACACAGGCCAGTGCTCCATAGAAATCCGTAACCAGAATGACAAGCTAGGGTGGTTGTGGAACCAGAGCTCTGCTCTCTACCCCAGTGTCTACCTGCCCGCAGCACTGATGGGCACAGGGAAGTCACAGCTGTATGTTCGACACCGTGTGCAGGAGGCATTCCGTGTGGCCACAGCTTCCAGAGACCCCCATGTGCCCATCCTGCCCTACGTCCAGATCTTCTATGAAATGACAGATCACCTTGTGCCCCTG GCTAGACAGAGAACAGGCTCGGCCCTGGCCAACAACACTAGAGCAGCCTCAGGTGAAGGTTACAGATTATCTGTCCCATCCAGTGACGTCACAGCCGTTCCCACAGGCAGGAAGGACAGTAGGTCCTGTAGAACTAAGCAGTCTGCTTCTCAGGAGGAGCTGGAGCACAGCCTGGGGGAGAGCGCAGCTCAGGGAGCCGCTGGAGTGGTGGTCTGGGTGAgctcagaagaaacaaaaaccaag GAATCGTGCCAGGTCGTTAAAGAGTATGTGGACTCCACACTTGGGCCCTTCATCGTGAACGTGACCGGTGCGGCTCTTCTCTGCAGTGAAGCTCTGTGTTCCAGCCATGGCCGCTGTGCCCGCCGCCCCAGTCATCCTGAGACCCTGCTCACCCTCAACCCTGCCAGTTTTTCTATTCAGCTATCACATGACGGCAGGCCCCCAAGCCTCAAGGGTACCCTCTCACTTAAGGATCGGGCCCAGATGGCTATGAAATTCAAGTGTCGATGCTACCGTGGATGGCATGGAAAGTGGTGTGAGAAGCAGG GTGGTGGCGTTCCGGGCACGGAGGACTTAGAAGGAGGTGCGTCGTCGCCTGCGAAGCCTGCTGTGTGTCCTCCGTACTGCTGGGACCAGCGTAGGCAGACCGAGGAATCGGAGCCAGAGACAGCGAGATACCGAAACGTGCGCAGGCTGGACGCGGACCATCCCGGAACTCGGCTTTAA
- the Hyal1 gene encoding hyaluronidase-1 isoform X2, translating into MLALTQHGQEVWRMKPFSPEASSGPPHATAAHLLYVYTLFLTLLNVVQGSRGSMVPNKPFITIWNGDTSDCLKTYGVDVDVSVFDVIANKEQIFQGPNMTIFYSWQLGTYPYYTSTGEPVFGGLPQNASLVTHLTHAFQDFKAAIPEPDFSGLAVIDWEAWRPRWAFNWDSKDIYRQRSMALVQAEHPDWPETSVETVAQDQFQEAAEAWMAGTLQLGQVLRPHGLWGYYGFPDCYNHDFLSPNYTGQCSIEIRNQNDKLGWLWNQSSALYPSVYLPAALMGTGKSQLYVRHRVQEAFRVATASRDPHVPILPYVQIFYEMTDHLVPLARQRTGSALANNTRAASGEGYRLSVPSSDVTAVPTGRKDSRSCRTKQSASQEELEHSLGESAAQGAAGVVVWVSSEETKTKESCQVVKEYVDSTLGPFIVNVTGAALLCSEALCSSHGRCARRPSHPETLLTLNPASFSIQLSHDGRPPSLKGTLSLKDRAQMAMKFKCRCYRGWHGKWCEKQVLPSKKRQARPGMMMHTCNPSTQEAEAGVSVSSRTTWSTN; encoded by the exons ATGCTTGCGCTTACACAGCATGGTCAGGAAGTTTGGAGAATGAAGCCCTTCAGTCCTGAG GCTTCCTCAGGCCCACCCCATGCCACTGCAGCCCACCTGCTTTATGTCTACACTCTCTTCCTGACCTTGCTCAACGTGGTCCAAGGCTCCAGAGGTTCCATGGTACCCAACAAGCCGTTCATCACTATTTGGAATGGGGACACCTCCGACTGCCTGAAGACTTATGGAGTGGATGTGGATGTCAGTGTGTTTGATGTGATTGCCAACAAGGAGCAGATATTCCAAGGCCCTAACATGACTATTTTCTACAGTTGGCAGTTGGGCACCTACCCCTACTATACGTCCACCGGGGAACCCGTATTTGGTGGCCTGCCCCAGAATGCCAGCCTGGTTACCCACCTCACTCATGCATTCCAGGACTTCAAGGCTGCCATACCTGAACCTGACTTCTCAGGACTGGCAGTCATTGACTGGGAGGCATGGCGCCCACGATGGGCCTTTAACTGGGACAGCAAGGACATTTATCGGCAGCGCTCAATGGCACTGGTCCAGGCAGAGCACCCTGACTGGCCCGAAACTTCAGTGGAGACTGTAGCCCAGGACCAGTTCCAGGAAGCTGCAGAGGCCTGGATGGCAGGTACCCTCCAGCTGGGGCAGGTACTGCGTCCGCATGGCCTCTGGGGTTACTATGGCTTCCCCGACTGCTACAACCATGACTTTCTAAGTCCCAATTACACAGGCCAGTGCTCCATAGAAATCCGTAACCAGAATGACAAGCTAGGGTGGTTGTGGAACCAGAGCTCTGCTCTCTACCCCAGTGTCTACCTGCCCGCAGCACTGATGGGCACAGGGAAGTCACAGCTGTATGTTCGACACCGTGTGCAGGAGGCATTCCGTGTGGCCACAGCTTCCAGAGACCCCCATGTGCCCATCCTGCCCTACGTCCAGATCTTCTATGAAATGACAGATCACCTTGTGCCCCTG GCTAGACAGAGAACAGGCTCGGCCCTGGCCAACAACACTAGAGCAGCCTCAGGTGAAGGTTACAGATTATCTGTCCCATCCAGTGACGTCACAGCCGTTCCCACAGGCAGGAAGGACAGTAGGTCCTGTAGAACTAAGCAGTCTGCTTCTCAGGAGGAGCTGGAGCACAGCCTGGGGGAGAGCGCAGCTCAGGGAGCCGCTGGAGTGGTGGTCTGGGTGAgctcagaagaaacaaaaaccaag GAATCGTGCCAGGTCGTTAAAGAGTATGTGGACTCCACACTTGGGCCCTTCATCGTGAACGTGACCGGTGCGGCTCTTCTCTGCAGTGAAGCTCTGTGTTCCAGCCATGGCCGCTGTGCCCGCCGCCCCAGTCATCCTGAGACCCTGCTCACCCTCAACCCTGCCAGTTTTTCTATTCAGCTATCACATGACGGCAGGCCCCCAAGCCTCAAGGGTACCCTCTCACTTAAGGATCGGGCCCAGATGGCTATGAAATTCAAGTGTCGATGCTACCGTGGATGGCATGGAAAGTGGTGTGAGAAGCAGG TGTTGCCCAGCAAGAAGAGACAAGCAaggccaggcatgatgatgcacacctgtaatcccagcactcaggaggcagaggcaggagtctctgtgagttcaaggacaacctggtctacaaattaa
- the Hyal1 gene encoding hyaluronidase-1 isoform X3, with the protein MLALTQHGQEVWRMKPFSPEASSGPPHATAAHLLYVYTLFLTLLNVVQGSRGSMVPNKPFITIWNGDTSDCLKTYGVDVDVSVFDVIANKEQIFQGPNMTIFYSWQLGTYPYYTSTGEPVFGGLPQNASLVTHLTHAFQDFKAAIPEPDFSGLAVIDWEAWRPRWAFNWDSKDIYRQRSMALVQAEHPDWPETSVETVAQDQFQEAAEAWMAGTLQLGQVLRPHGLWGYYGFPDCYNHDFLSPNYTGQCSIEIRNQNDKLGWLWNQSSALYPSVYLPAALMGTGKSQLYVRHRVQEAFRVATASRDPHVPILPYVQIFYEMTDHLVPLEELEHSLGESAAQGAAGVVVWVSSEETKTKESCQVVKEYVDSTLGPFIVNVTGAALLCSEALCSSHGRCARRPSHPETLLTLNPASFSIQLSHDGRPPSLKGTLSLKDRAQMAMKFKCRCYRGWHGKWCEKQGGGVPGTEDLEGGASSPAKPAVCPPYCWDQRRQTEESEPETARYRNVRRLDADHPGTRL; encoded by the exons ATGCTTGCGCTTACACAGCATGGTCAGGAAGTTTGGAGAATGAAGCCCTTCAGTCCTGAG GCTTCCTCAGGCCCACCCCATGCCACTGCAGCCCACCTGCTTTATGTCTACACTCTCTTCCTGACCTTGCTCAACGTGGTCCAAGGCTCCAGAGGTTCCATGGTACCCAACAAGCCGTTCATCACTATTTGGAATGGGGACACCTCCGACTGCCTGAAGACTTATGGAGTGGATGTGGATGTCAGTGTGTTTGATGTGATTGCCAACAAGGAGCAGATATTCCAAGGCCCTAACATGACTATTTTCTACAGTTGGCAGTTGGGCACCTACCCCTACTATACGTCCACCGGGGAACCCGTATTTGGTGGCCTGCCCCAGAATGCCAGCCTGGTTACCCACCTCACTCATGCATTCCAGGACTTCAAGGCTGCCATACCTGAACCTGACTTCTCAGGACTGGCAGTCATTGACTGGGAGGCATGGCGCCCACGATGGGCCTTTAACTGGGACAGCAAGGACATTTATCGGCAGCGCTCAATGGCACTGGTCCAGGCAGAGCACCCTGACTGGCCCGAAACTTCAGTGGAGACTGTAGCCCAGGACCAGTTCCAGGAAGCTGCAGAGGCCTGGATGGCAGGTACCCTCCAGCTGGGGCAGGTACTGCGTCCGCATGGCCTCTGGGGTTACTATGGCTTCCCCGACTGCTACAACCATGACTTTCTAAGTCCCAATTACACAGGCCAGTGCTCCATAGAAATCCGTAACCAGAATGACAAGCTAGGGTGGTTGTGGAACCAGAGCTCTGCTCTCTACCCCAGTGTCTACCTGCCCGCAGCACTGATGGGCACAGGGAAGTCACAGCTGTATGTTCGACACCGTGTGCAGGAGGCATTCCGTGTGGCCACAGCTTCCAGAGACCCCCATGTGCCCATCCTGCCCTACGTCCAGATCTTCTATGAAATGACAGATCACCTTGTGCCCCTG GAGGAGCTGGAGCACAGCCTGGGGGAGAGCGCAGCTCAGGGAGCCGCTGGAGTGGTGGTCTGGGTGAgctcagaagaaacaaaaaccaag GAATCGTGCCAGGTCGTTAAAGAGTATGTGGACTCCACACTTGGGCCCTTCATCGTGAACGTGACCGGTGCGGCTCTTCTCTGCAGTGAAGCTCTGTGTTCCAGCCATGGCCGCTGTGCCCGCCGCCCCAGTCATCCTGAGACCCTGCTCACCCTCAACCCTGCCAGTTTTTCTATTCAGCTATCACATGACGGCAGGCCCCCAAGCCTCAAGGGTACCCTCTCACTTAAGGATCGGGCCCAGATGGCTATGAAATTCAAGTGTCGATGCTACCGTGGATGGCATGGAAAGTGGTGTGAGAAGCAGG GTGGTGGCGTTCCGGGCACGGAGGACTTAGAAGGAGGTGCGTCGTCGCCTGCGAAGCCTGCTGTGTGTCCTCCGTACTGCTGGGACCAGCGTAGGCAGACCGAGGAATCGGAGCCAGAGACAGCGAGATACCGAAACGTGCGCAGGCTGGACGCGGACCATCCCGGAACTCGGCTTTAA